From Virgibacillus natechei, the proteins below share one genomic window:
- a CDS encoding response regulator transcription factor: MITILTVDDDPHIRELLRFYLQKEGYQTIEAVDGEEALGHLEERRVQLAIVDIMMPNIDGYELCREIRSYYDIPVLMVTAKGEISDKEKAYAAGTDDYIVKPFEPKEILFRIKALLRRFQLVNEEVIHIGNTIINRKSYEVKSNGKSMTIPLKEFELLTQLASYPNRIFTREQLIVLVWGNDFEGNDRTVDVHIKRLRERFAANEEDFSIKTIRGLGYKLEIT; encoded by the coding sequence ATGATTACCATTTTAACCGTTGATGACGACCCGCATATCCGTGAGCTTTTGCGTTTTTATTTACAGAAGGAAGGCTATCAAACGATTGAAGCTGTAGATGGAGAAGAGGCTTTGGGTCATTTAGAAGAGAGAAGGGTGCAGCTAGCTATTGTTGATATAATGATGCCAAATATAGACGGCTATGAGCTTTGTAGAGAAATACGAAGTTACTATGATATCCCCGTCCTGATGGTAACAGCTAAAGGTGAAATTTCAGATAAGGAAAAAGCCTATGCAGCGGGAACGGATGATTATATTGTAAAGCCTTTTGAGCCCAAGGAAATTCTATTTCGCATTAAAGCATTGCTTAGAAGGTTTCAACTGGTAAATGAAGAGGTTATTCATATTGGTAACACCATCATTAATCGAAAAAGTTATGAAGTAAAATCTAATGGAAAAAGTATGACGATTCCACTAAAAGAATTTGAACTTCTCACACAGCTCGCGAGCTATCCGAACAGAATATTTACCCGGGAGCAGTTAATTGTACTTGTTTGGGGGAATGATTTTGAGGGGAATGACCGTACGGTTGATGTACATATTAAGCGTCTTCGTGAACGATTTGCTGCCAATGAAGAAGATTTCAGCATAAAAACGATTAGAGGATTAGGGTATAAACTGGAGATAACCTAA
- a CDS encoding sensor histidine kinase, whose amino-acid sequence MRTLYVRIIVTTMGIMIASAIIAFAVSNIHYQHYLKPENDQKVTEIAENIVSIYEGNDQHITAYLTAMAELGYKFYLMEEGGEGQTFGEPFESEELNQTHIESVLNGNVYHGIANYPWRPFVTGFFDNELKNTIGVPIQLDGAAHALFVRPDSAQQFGEMRIFLAVMLGLTLLFSFILVVTSTRFIVNPIKRLTEATKKIAAGNYHIKLDVKRRDEIGRLANDFTKMSDKLEQTEEKRQEFVSSVSHEIQSPLTSIQGFSQALREEILSEEESVRYLDIIEKESKRLSALSKQLLTLSFLDRGIENNDMQPFDVAGQLKEVVLATEWQWLEKEIEIEMDVSPATVIGDHELLQQVWMNLVTNAIRYTNQGGRIRIRTVNEKATTTIVIEDTGIGIAEAEILQIFDRFYKVDKARTRTENSTGLGLAIVKKIIELHDGSIMVESELGQGSTFIVNLSKA is encoded by the coding sequence ATGCGAACGCTCTATGTACGTATTATTGTCACTACAATGGGGATCATGATTGCGAGTGCGATCATTGCCTTTGCGGTGTCAAATATTCATTATCAGCATTATTTAAAGCCAGAAAATGATCAAAAAGTGACAGAAATTGCAGAAAATATTGTATCCATTTACGAGGGAAATGATCAGCACATAACAGCTTATTTAACAGCGATGGCTGAATTGGGCTACAAATTTTATTTAATGGAAGAAGGCGGGGAAGGGCAAACATTTGGAGAACCATTTGAATCAGAAGAATTAAACCAAACGCATATCGAATCCGTGTTAAATGGTAACGTTTATCATGGAATTGCAAACTATCCTTGGCGACCATTCGTCACTGGTTTTTTTGATAATGAATTAAAAAATACAATTGGAGTACCTATTCAATTAGACGGTGCAGCTCATGCATTATTTGTGCGCCCCGATTCCGCGCAACAATTTGGTGAAATGCGCATATTTTTAGCTGTAATGTTAGGCTTAACATTGCTTTTCAGCTTTATATTAGTAGTAACAAGTACCAGGTTCATCGTAAATCCAATTAAAAGGTTAACAGAAGCTACGAAAAAAATAGCAGCCGGAAACTACCATATAAAATTGGACGTAAAACGTCGAGATGAAATTGGCCGACTTGCAAATGATTTTACTAAAATGAGCGATAAACTCGAACAGACAGAGGAGAAGAGACAGGAGTTTGTTTCAAGTGTTTCCCATGAAATTCAATCCCCGCTAACATCGATCCAAGGATTTTCCCAAGCGTTACGTGAAGAAATACTATCTGAGGAAGAAAGCGTACGTTATTTAGATATTATTGAAAAGGAAAGTAAACGATTATCTGCTCTAAGTAAGCAATTACTCACGCTTTCTTTTTTAGATCGTGGCATAGAAAATAATGATATGCAACCTTTTGATGTAGCAGGGCAATTGAAGGAAGTAGTCCTCGCAACAGAGTGGCAATGGCTTGAAAAGGAAATTGAAATAGAAATGGACGTGTCTCCAGCAACTGTTATCGGAGATCACGAACTACTGCAACAGGTTTGGATGAATTTAGTAACAAATGCTATTCGCTACACGAATCAAGGTGGCAGGATTAGGATACGTACAGTAAATGAAAAGGCAACGACAACTATAGTTATTGAAGATACAGGAATTGGTATTGCAGAAGCAGAAATTCTACAAATTTTTGACCGGTTTTATAAAGTAGATAAAGCAAGAACGAGAACGGAAAATAGTACCGGATTGGGCCTAGCAATTGTGAAAAAAATAATTGAATTGCATGACGGTTCCATTATGGTCGAAAGTGAACTTGGTCAGGGTTCGACGTTTATTGTAAACCTTTCTAAAGCGTAA
- a CDS encoding ABC transporter permease: MFLAIRELIHAKFRYVLIGLIMVLIACLIFIISGLAQGLSADNASAIQNLQADYLLIEPDAELEMTSSFIPHEEQEEVAQVDGVEEVNSLSIRMMNASVNDSEQNEDLALFVTESDGMLMPSVSEGRAVNSDNEAIVDDSLKREGIEIGDTLKFGEDSELTIVGFAENQRYSHASVVFTDAGQTENINAIAIQADEAHTDALQTHVGGSLDMVTKEEALQGIPSYSQEQASLNMMIIFLYVIAAFVLAAFFYVITLQKRDQFGVLKALGAKTAYLVKNLVGQVVLISIICIVVSVGLTFGVAALLPEDMPFLLTADGMIQTSVLVLMVSVLGAIISLIQVVKIDPIEAIEGAGK; this comes from the coding sequence ATGTTTCTTGCTATACGAGAATTAATTCATGCAAAATTTCGGTATGTATTGATTGGTTTAATAATGGTGCTGATTGCATGTCTGATCTTCATCATTTCGGGGCTCGCACAGGGGCTGTCAGCAGATAACGCATCTGCCATTCAGAATCTCCAAGCAGATTACCTGCTCATTGAACCAGATGCAGAGCTGGAGATGACCAGTTCTTTTATCCCTCACGAAGAGCAAGAGGAAGTAGCTCAGGTGGATGGAGTGGAGGAAGTGAATTCCCTATCCATTCGAATGATGAATGCATCTGTTAACGATTCCGAACAAAATGAAGATCTTGCTTTATTCGTCACGGAATCAGATGGAATGCTAATGCCTTCTGTCAGTGAAGGAAGAGCGGTCAACAGTGACAACGAAGCAATTGTGGATGATTCGCTGAAACGGGAAGGCATCGAAATTGGCGATACACTAAAGTTTGGCGAAGATAGTGAATTGACGATTGTCGGATTTGCGGAGAATCAACGATATAGCCATGCGTCTGTCGTATTTACGGATGCTGGGCAGACAGAAAATATAAATGCTATTGCGATTCAAGCAGATGAGGCACATACAGACGCACTGCAAACCCATGTAGGAGGTTCCTTAGATATGGTCACGAAAGAAGAGGCACTCCAAGGAATCCCGAGTTATTCGCAGGAACAAGCCTCTCTTAACATGATGATTATATTCCTCTATGTCATAGCGGCATTTGTTTTGGCAGCATTTTTCTACGTCATCACCTTACAAAAGCGTGATCAATTCGGTGTGCTAAAAGCATTGGGTGCAAAAACCGCTTATCTTGTGAAAAATTTAGTCGGCCAGGTCGTACTTATTTCTATTATATGTATTGTCGTTTCGGTAGGATTGACGTTTGGTGTAGCAGCTCTTTTACCAGAAGATATGCCATTTCTGCTGACGGCAGACGGCATGATACAAACGTCCGTATTGGTTTTAATGGTATCTGTTTTAGGTGCGATCATTTCACTTATTCAAGTAGTTAAAATCGATCCAATCGAAGCAATTGAGGGGGCAGGAAAATGA
- a CDS encoding ABC transporter ATP-binding protein, translating to MTLVMENVSKVYKDGPKEFRALDNVSLKVNPGEFIAIIGPSGSGKSTMLSIAGALLSPSSGEILLGGENTINLSSKQITKRRLEKIGFVFQAANLIPYLKVKDQLNVINVIAKNKDREKGNELLEHFGLMHRINNYPSDLSGGERQRVAIARALINDPKIILADEPTASLDSKRGRQVVEMLADEIKTRDKAGIMVTHDERVLDLCDRVIEIRDGRLEE from the coding sequence ATGACACTTGTAATGGAAAACGTATCAAAAGTATATAAGGATGGGCCGAAAGAATTCAGAGCGCTGGACAATGTTTCTTTAAAAGTAAATCCAGGAGAATTCATTGCCATTATTGGGCCATCAGGATCTGGTAAAAGTACCATGCTATCGATTGCCGGAGCCCTTTTATCTCCAAGTAGCGGGGAGATTTTACTAGGTGGTGAAAACACAATAAATCTTTCATCAAAACAAATAACAAAACGAAGACTGGAGAAAATAGGCTTTGTTTTTCAGGCAGCAAATCTTATCCCTTATTTGAAGGTAAAAGATCAGTTAAACGTTATTAATGTCATTGCAAAAAATAAAGACAGGGAAAAAGGAAACGAATTATTAGAACACTTTGGTCTCATGCATCGGATAAATAATTACCCAAGTGATTTATCGGGAGGAGAGCGACAGCGTGTAGCCATAGCAAGAGCGCTGATCAATGATCCGAAAATTATTCTTGCTGATGAACCAACTGCAAGTTTAGATTCCAAACGTGGTCGACAAGTAGTTGAAATGCTCGCTGACGAAATCAAAACCCGCGATAAAGCCGGTATTATGGTGACACATGATGAGCGGGTGCTGGATTTATGTGATCGGGTTATCGAGATTCGGGATGGTAGATTGGAAGAATAG
- a CDS encoding nucleotidyltransferase domain-containing protein, with product MFGLLERDIQMIVQAIKNTKEIDCAMIYGSRALGNYKKGSDVDIAIKGTEVTYHAAAK from the coding sequence ATGTTCGGTCTACTGGAACGGGATATACAAATGATTGTTCAGGCAATCAAAAACACTAAAGAAATAGACTGTGCTATGATCTATGGAAGCCGGGCTTTGGGCAATTATAAGAAAGGTTCGGATGTAGATATAGCCATCAAAGGTACAGAAGTTACGTATCATGCAGCCGCAAAATGA
- a CDS encoding S9 family peptidase — protein MIPFPKPTVEQFFCTNVITDFAVSSDEERLIFSSNLDGKVNLWAMDLPDTFPYLFAHHDESISFIQIDPENRYVLAGYDKDGDENHQIYAIPHEGGLPHPLITGEPEEKYYFTHLSEDGKRIYYMTSEENPSFLNARMRNLENNADTLLNEGEVSPTHLVAVSDDENAFVYLRMFANTYITGFVKIGDESYDLTPDPDKVHVVGDAVFVDDKTIYFVTDYESEYSYVATFDLDTKEFASVLTIEGESVESLKWDKENKALYLVTEKGVEDVLYRYELESQNLEKLATPVDVIEKIHVAKSGNLYMLGRSSTVPFNIFQTMNGKEWKQLTNNRVLGLSNADMVEPDVVSYKSFDGMEIESLLFKAKPENDNGYTILWPHGGPQASERKMFRSMFQAFLNRGYTIFAPNFRGSTGYGSSFVKLVEQDWGEGPRLDNVAGIQWLFENKVTDPEKLFLVGGSYGGYMALLLHGRHPEYFKAVVDIFGPSDLFTFINSVPAHWKPIMERWLGDPERDKERFIKDSPVTYLDGMTKPMLVIQGAKDPRVVKAESDQIVAKLEEKGRDVEYLVLEDEGHGFSKRENEIKVYSLMLDFLEKHQG, from the coding sequence ATGATACCATTTCCAAAACCGACCGTAGAACAATTTTTTTGCACAAATGTGATTACCGATTTTGCAGTGAGCAGTGATGAAGAACGTCTTATTTTCAGCTCCAATTTAGATGGGAAAGTGAATTTATGGGCAATGGATTTACCGGATACATTTCCATATCTGTTTGCTCATCATGATGAGTCCATTAGCTTTATTCAGATTGACCCGGAAAATCGTTATGTGCTGGCAGGATATGACAAAGACGGGGATGAGAACCATCAAATTTATGCTATTCCCCACGAGGGCGGGCTCCCGCATCCGCTTATTACCGGAGAACCGGAGGAAAAATATTATTTTACCCATCTGAGTGAAGATGGAAAACGAATTTATTATATGACATCCGAAGAGAATCCATCTTTCCTGAATGCGCGCATGCGTAATTTGGAAAATAATGCCGATACATTGCTGAACGAGGGAGAAGTATCACCAACGCACCTAGTGGCAGTATCTGATGATGAAAATGCATTTGTGTATTTACGTATGTTTGCAAATACCTATATAACAGGTTTTGTGAAAATTGGTGATGAATCCTATGATTTAACACCTGATCCTGACAAGGTTCATGTTGTTGGAGACGCTGTTTTCGTTGATGATAAAACGATCTATTTCGTAACAGATTACGAGAGCGAATATAGCTATGTGGCAACATTCGATCTGGATACAAAAGAATTCGCATCTGTACTAACGATCGAGGGTGAAAGTGTTGAATCTCTAAAGTGGGACAAAGAAAATAAAGCACTTTACCTAGTAACTGAAAAAGGTGTAGAAGATGTTTTATACCGTTACGAACTGGAATCACAAAATCTTGAAAAGCTAGCCACGCCGGTTGACGTGATTGAAAAGATTCATGTTGCCAAATCAGGAAACCTGTATATGCTAGGAAGAAGTAGTACCGTACCCTTTAATATTTTCCAAACAATGAATGGAAAGGAATGGAAGCAGCTGACGAACAATCGCGTGCTGGGTCTAAGCAATGCAGACATGGTCGAGCCTGATGTCGTTTCCTATAAATCTTTTGATGGCATGGAAATCGAATCCCTTTTATTCAAGGCAAAACCTGAAAATGATAATGGCTATACGATTCTTTGGCCACATGGGGGACCACAGGCATCCGAGCGAAAAATGTTCCGTTCAATGTTCCAGGCTTTCCTGAATCGTGGGTACACCATTTTCGCCCCAAACTTCCGTGGAAGCACAGGCTACGGATCGTCATTTGTAAAATTAGTGGAACAGGACTGGGGAGAAGGGCCGCGCTTGGATAATGTTGCCGGCATTCAGTGGCTGTTTGAAAATAAGGTCACTGATCCGGAAAAATTATTCCTCGTTGGTGGAAGTTATGGTGGCTATATGGCGCTACTACTACACGGCCGTCATCCAGAATATTTCAAAGCCGTCGTCGATATCTTCGGGCCGTCTGACTTATTCACATTCATAAATTCCGTCCCAGCCCACTGGAAACCAATCATGGAGCGCTGGCTAGGGGATCCGGAACGTGATAAAGAGCGTTTTATCAAGGATTCACCCGTAACGTATCTGGATGGCATGACAAAGCCAATGCTCGTTATCCAAGGGGCAAAAGATCCACGTGTCGTCAAAGCGGAATCCGACCAAATCGTCGCCAAGCTTGAAGAAAAAGGCCGCGACGTGGAATATCTTGTGCTGGAAGATGAAGGGCACGGGTTTTCAAAAAGAGAGAATGAAATTAAAGTGTACAGCTTGATGCTGGACTTTTTAGAGAAGCATCAGGGGTGA
- a CDS encoding DUF2812 domain-containing protein — protein sequence MMKKIFRPFWSYDLKNTEDWLHSMALQGYHFKELNTVTRRFTFEGEGLPQAMHYHIEYDKTQTGILPIALKNDGWAHVFHHHKWYVLSNEKPVDELNCYPIRNGIIKRNRSMMYLFTSMFIYILLTSLLFIFMSGFMLYFGYSLTIEANAFWISALIIGLFLWALAPYSTIKLYKTNSKYW from the coding sequence ATGATGAAGAAGATCTTCAGGCCATTTTGGAGTTATGATCTAAAAAACACGGAAGATTGGCTTCATTCAATGGCATTACAGGGATATCACTTTAAAGAGCTAAATACGGTAACCCGTCGTTTTACCTTTGAAGGAGAAGGCCTCCCACAAGCTATGCACTATCACATCGAATATGATAAAACACAGACAGGTATATTACCTATCGCTCTAAAAAATGATGGATGGGCGCACGTATTCCACCATCATAAATGGTATGTTCTTAGCAATGAAAAACCAGTTGATGAACTAAATTGCTATCCTATTCGTAATGGGATAATCAAGCGCAACCGTTCCATGATGTACCTCTTTACTAGTATGTTTATCTATATATTGCTTACATCTTTACTGTTTATTTTTATGAGTGGTTTCATGCTGTATTTCGGATATTCTTTAACGATTGAAGCAAACGCGTTTTGGATTTCAGCACTTATTATTGGTTTATTCCTTTGGGCACTGGCCCCCTATTCAACCATTAAACTTTATAAAACGAATAGTAAATATTGGTGA
- a CDS encoding autorepressor SdpR family transcription factor, which translates to MSVNELFKALSDENRRKILDLLRKGDLTAGEIAENFEMSKAGISQHLSVLKNAELVYAIKKGQYVYYSLNSTVFQDVLKWIVQFNSNKKGDEK; encoded by the coding sequence TTGTCTGTCAATGAATTATTTAAAGCTCTGTCTGATGAAAATAGAAGAAAAATATTAGACCTTTTACGGAAGGGGGATTTGACTGCTGGAGAAATTGCCGAGAATTTTGAAATGAGTAAGGCTGGAATATCTCAACACCTATCTGTTTTAAAGAATGCTGAATTAGTATATGCCATAAAAAAGGGACAGTATGTTTATTACTCTTTAAATTCAACCGTTTTTCAGGATGTTTTGAAGTGGATTGTTCAGTTTAATTCCAACAAAAAAGGGGACGAAAAATGA
- a CDS encoding SdpI family protein gives MMKTVCIGFLVLLSFAVSVFLLFSNIAIETSYGATEVILFSVPFAMCVVNSNLIIIPKLISFQSSYTRYKKGIESIFLSVTIILFILHLGLILLVTGIEVNLLYLIPVSVGIVLITTANTLPRFQLDPNKTKEYTKNSNQLWNIVIRPISLPLFIGGLIMLLCVFLPSNLMMTGFFLVLLCTLIVSFYMSYRANQSY, from the coding sequence ATGATGAAAACAGTTTGCATTGGCTTCCTTGTTTTATTATCTTTTGCCGTTAGTGTTTTTTTGCTTTTCTCAAATATAGCAATAGAAACGTCATACGGGGCAACTGAAGTAATATTATTTAGTGTTCCATTCGCAATGTGTGTAGTGAACAGTAATTTAATTATTATTCCAAAACTCATATCGTTTCAAAGCTCTTATACTCGATATAAAAAAGGAATCGAGAGCATTTTCTTATCAGTTACTATAATTCTGTTTATACTTCATCTTGGTTTAATTCTATTGGTAACAGGTATAGAAGTTAACCTTTTATATTTAATACCTGTTAGCGTAGGTATCGTACTTATCACCACAGCTAATACGCTTCCAAGGTTTCAACTTGATCCAAATAAGACCAAGGAATATACAAAAAATTCTAATCAACTATGGAATATTGTAATACGTCCAATTTCTTTACCTTTGTTCATAGGTGGTCTCATAATGTTACTTTGTGTTTTTCTTCCAAGTAATCTGATGATGACTGGCTTCTTCCTTGTTCTTCTTTGTACATTAATTGTATCTTTTTATATGTCGTATAGAGCCAATCAATCATATTAA
- a CDS encoding zinc ribbon domain-containing protein — translation MNRAKICPECGSKEMKMGEFKGYGSLFKRKAIIKSSEVDAYFCVNCGYVLTLKVRNPEKFL, via the coding sequence TTGAACAGAGCTAAGATTTGCCCAGAATGCGGTTCAAAAGAGATGAAAATGGGGGAATTCAAAGGATATGGGTCATTGTTTAAGAGAAAGGCAATTATAAAGAGTTCTGAAGTTGATGCTTATTTTTGTGTGAATTGCGGTTATGTATTAACTCTAAAAGTAAGAAACCCAGAGAAATTTTTATGA
- a CDS encoding PadR family transcriptional regulator, translating to MELEKAFKTYIPMTETAFYILLSLTEPKHGYGIIKHVEEITNKRIRLGSGTVYGTLTKMQRDGIITVYADEKRKKTYEITNAGKKLMLKEIKRLKELHENALRYEGEFL from the coding sequence ATGGAACTTGAAAAAGCATTCAAAACGTACATACCAATGACAGAGACCGCCTTCTATATCCTCCTGTCGCTGACAGAACCGAAACACGGCTACGGGATTATTAAACATGTCGAGGAGATCACAAACAAACGCATTCGCTTGGGATCTGGTACGGTTTACGGAACACTCACGAAAATGCAAAGAGACGGTATTATCACCGTCTACGCAGATGAAAAAAGGAAAAAAACCTATGAAATAACGAACGCCGGAAAGAAACTAATGTTAAAAGAAATAAAAAGGCTTAAAGAACTTCATGAAAATGCGCTGAGATACGAGGGGGAGTTTTTGTGA
- a CDS encoding DUF2812 domain-containing protein: protein MVKIFLPFWSYDVEKTEEWLSSVAKQGYHLVKINTWTRQFYFEEGAPKTITYRIGFDAIKVVDMGRCLHRRRSATRALQ from the coding sequence ATGGTAAAAATATTTCTGCCATTTTGGAGCTATGATGTGGAGAAAACGGAAGAATGGCTTTCTTCCGTGGCGAAACAAGGGTATCATTTGGTGAAAATCAATACATGGACACGACAATTTTATTTTGAAGAAGGAGCCCCCAAAACGATCACTTATAGGATTGGATTCGATGCTATCAAAGTGGTCGATATGGGCAGATGTTTACACAGAAGGAGAAGCGCGACCAGAGCTTTACAGTGA
- a CDS encoding ABC transporter substrate-binding protein codes for MKKVLSFLFVLLLTLALLIGCSSENSDTEDDSIEQTEEAAFPLTVTDALDNEMTIDEEPERIVSVIPSNTEIAFALGLGDEIVGVSDHDNYPEEVEEKEAIGGLEMNVEVILSLDPDLVLAHGSSSEASQEGLQQIRDSDIDVFVVNDAQDIEGTYEAIEQIGQVTGTPDEAEEIVSDMEDGFASLSETAEEIDETDRKSVFFEVSPEPDLFTAGQNTFFDSLLQVIGADNAAEELDGWVPIDPESIVELDPDVIITTYGHYSDDPVEQVVSRDGWDSMDAVENEDVYDIHSDIVSRPGPRLVEGAREIAEVVYPEYFEEE; via the coding sequence GTGAAAAAGGTTTTATCATTTTTATTTGTATTACTACTTACATTAGCTCTGTTAATCGGTTGCAGCTCTGAAAACTCAGATACCGAAGATGACAGTATCGAACAAACAGAAGAAGCAGCATTTCCACTAACGGTCACAGATGCGCTTGATAATGAAATGACGATTGATGAGGAGCCAGAGCGTATCGTTTCGGTGATTCCAAGCAATACAGAAATCGCCTTTGCGCTTGGATTGGGGGATGAAATCGTTGGTGTCTCAGACCATGATAATTATCCCGAAGAAGTAGAGGAAAAAGAGGCAATTGGTGGTTTGGAAATGAATGTGGAAGTAATCCTTAGTCTGGATCCTGATCTCGTTCTTGCCCATGGATCCAGTTCCGAAGCCTCGCAGGAAGGGCTGCAACAGATTCGTGACTCCGATATTGATGTATTTGTTGTAAATGATGCACAGGATATCGAAGGAACTTATGAAGCCATTGAACAAATTGGCCAGGTAACCGGTACACCAGATGAGGCAGAAGAAATCGTCAGCGATATGGAAGACGGATTTGCTTCATTAAGTGAAACGGCAGAGGAAATTGATGAAACGGATCGTAAATCGGTCTTTTTTGAAGTATCACCTGAACCGGACCTTTTTACTGCAGGACAAAACACATTTTTCGATTCACTCTTACAAGTTATTGGTGCAGATAATGCAGCTGAAGAACTAGATGGTTGGGTGCCAATTGATCCAGAGTCGATTGTGGAACTGGACCCTGACGTTATTATAACGACATACGGGCATTATTCGGACGATCCAGTAGAGCAAGTAGTAAGTCGTGACGGCTGGGACTCCATGGACGCTGTTGAAAATGAAGACGTTTATGATATACATTCCGATATTGTAAGTCGTCCGGGTCCGCGTTTAGTTGAGGGTGCAAGGGAGATTGCTGAAGTTGTTTACCCGGAATATTTTGAAGAAGAGTAA
- a CDS encoding FecCD family ABC transporter permease: MLALAFLIISMLTAISVGSVSVPVSDIIMIIGAQIFHLPIAEQVDATYRNIVFEIRLPRVLLAGLVGASLAIAGAAFQGLLRNPLADPYILGVSSGASVGAVATLFFNISIPFLGLYTLPVLSITTALLTILLVLFFARKVDRTMRVETIILTGIIFSSFLGAFISLIIAFTGDQLQQIMGWLLGSVSMRGWSYIGIIIPFFILGSLLLLINTRELNAMSFGEERAQHLGVDVQKRKLIILVAGSILTGAAVAVSGAIGFVGLVIPHLTRRLWGPDHVHLLPLSILTGAGFLMLTDLLSRTIISPTILPIGVITALIGAPVFAIILINQRKGNRGGM, encoded by the coding sequence ATGCTTGCGCTCGCATTTTTAATTATTTCCATGCTTACCGCTATATCGGTTGGCAGTGTGTCCGTTCCTGTTTCAGATATCATAATGATTATTGGTGCACAGATTTTTCACTTACCGATAGCTGAACAGGTCGATGCGACATATAGGAATATTGTTTTTGAAATTCGCCTGCCCAGAGTACTTCTTGCCGGTTTAGTTGGAGCCTCTCTTGCGATTGCGGGAGCGGCCTTTCAAGGCTTGCTGCGAAATCCATTGGCCGACCCCTATATATTAGGGGTTTCTTCTGGTGCATCTGTTGGGGCTGTTGCAACATTGTTTTTTAATATTTCTATTCCGTTCCTTGGACTTTATACGTTGCCAGTTTTAAGCATTACGACAGCCTTATTGACTATTTTACTTGTGTTGTTTTTCGCACGTAAAGTGGACCGGACGATGCGGGTGGAGACGATTATTTTAACGGGAATTATTTTTAGCTCTTTTTTAGGTGCATTTATCTCCCTTATCATTGCTTTTACAGGTGATCAATTACAGCAAATTATGGGTTGGCTACTTGGTAGTGTATCGATGCGGGGATGGAGCTATATTGGTATTATTATTCCGTTCTTCATCCTTGGATCTCTTTTGCTGCTCATCAACACGAGAGAATTAAATGCGATGTCATTCGGCGAGGAACGGGCACAGCATTTAGGTGTCGATGTACAAAAACGAAAATTAATCATTTTGGTCGCTGGTTCAATATTGACTGGTGCGGCAGTGGCGGTTTCCGGGGCTATAGGATTTGTTGGTTTGGTGATTCCTCATTTAACCAGACGCTTATGGGGGCCGGATCATGTTCACCTTTTGCCGCTATCAATTTTAACTGGTGCAGGATTTTTAATGCTGACAGATCTTTTATCACGAACAATTATCTCTCCGACGATTTTACCGATTGGTGTGATCACAGCATTAATTGGGGCACCGGTATTCGCGATCATTTTGATTAATCAACGAAAAGGAAATCGAGGGGGGATGTAA